Proteins from a genomic interval of bacterium:
- a CDS encoding HypC/HybG/HupF family hydrogenase formation chaperone — protein sequence MCLATPCKVAKIEKDWAVVKNQNHSHRVNTCLLKNVKIGDYLLVHGEMALNKLPKSEAEKILKLIKT from the coding sequence ATGTGTTTAGCCACTCCCTGCAAGGTAGCAAAAATAGAAAAAGATTGGGCAGTAGTCAAAAACCAAAACCATTCGCACCGGGTTAATACCTGCCTGCTAAAAAACGTCAAAATTGGCGATTACCTTTTAGTCCATGGCGAAATGGCGTTGAATAAATTGCCCAAATCAGAAGCCGAAAAAATTTTGAAACTTATAAAGACATAA
- a CDS encoding DMT family transporter: MNSPRQKGLLLVLGTAIISGFSIFINKYGVSAINPYIFTFLKNILVVVAISGLILGLKDWKALKALTKKQWGLLLTIGLVGGSLPFLLFFKGLSLTNAAESSFIQKTMFIYVALLASVFLKEKLNKNFLIGGSFLMLGNLFLLGKSSLLVLNKGALLIFIATLFWAMENVISKYALKELSGKIVGWGRMFFGSLFILIFLSATSQLSLITRLSFKQINWIIITAVILLGYVLTWYNGLKHIPVSQAAAILTLGAPITTLLNLVSGRSVNPQEILAGIFIVFGVILVLGLKEISGLTKKISLLFHDAQT; this comes from the coding sequence ATGAATTCTCCGCGGCAAAAAGGATTATTATTGGTTTTAGGAACGGCTATTATTTCCGGTTTTTCAATTTTTATTAACAAATACGGCGTCAGCGCCATTAATCCTTATATTTTTACTTTCCTTAAAAATATTTTAGTGGTCGTTGCCATTTCCGGCTTGATTCTCGGACTGAAAGACTGGAAAGCTTTAAAAGCGCTGACAAAAAAACAATGGGGGCTGCTTTTGACCATTGGACTTGTCGGCGGCAGCTTGCCTTTCCTGCTGTTTTTTAAAGGGCTTTCTTTAACCAACGCCGCGGAAAGTTCGTTCATCCAAAAAACTATGTTTATTTATGTGGCCTTGCTGGCTTCGGTTTTTCTGAAAGAAAAATTAAATAAAAATTTTTTAATCGGCGGCTCGTTCTTAATGCTTGGCAATTTATTTTTATTGGGGAAATCGTCTTTACTGGTATTAAATAAAGGAGCGCTTTTGATATTTATCGCCACTCTTTTCTGGGCGATGGAAAATGTCATTTCCAAATACGCCTTGAAGGAACTTTCGGGAAAAATTGTCGGCTGGGGAAGAATGTTTTTTGGCTCTCTGTTTATCCTTATTTTTTTGTCGGCCACCAGTCAGCTGTCTTTAATAACCCGTCTTTCTTTCAAACAAATTAATTGGATAATAATCACCGCGGTTATTCTTTTGGGTTATGTTCTGACCTGGTACAACGGCTTAAAACATATCCCCGTTTCGCAAGCCGCGGCAATTTTAACTTTAGGCGCTCCAATAACCACCCTGCTTAATTTAGTATCCGGCCGTTCCGTTAATCCCCAGGAAATTTTAGCTGGCATTTTTATTGTTTTCGGGGTAATCTTGGTTTTGGGCTTAAAAGAAATTTCGGGATTAACCAAAAAAATTTCTCTCTTATTTCACGATGCCCAAACTTAA
- a CDS encoding DUF6390 family protein produces MEGLKLAASYSWNCNTAKRLKVCEKLLGFILGKSENDRIAEKILEALVPYRFYSAIAKANKLSDTFSLAVISFYWRGWPTAFKSPRPDTGFFHNHTVAAIAYSQPLKKIELNHMNECLAACGKIKKVGKNYFVIEYQPVVRKKNGLVLGKPAKIKITNHLKLKAKIGDFISFHYANAAEIISPAEAKRLTEITEEILQNFNAKRK; encoded by the coding sequence ATGGAAGGTTTAAAATTAGCGGCCAGTTACAGCTGGAATTGTAATACCGCCAAAAGATTGAAAGTTTGTGAAAAACTGCTTGGTTTTATTCTCGGCAAAAGCGAAAATGACCGGATAGCTGAAAAAATTTTAGAAGCATTGGTCCCTTACAGGTTTTATTCCGCCATTGCCAAGGCCAATAAACTTTCTGATACATTTTCGCTCGCGGTAATTTCTTTTTATTGGAGAGGATGGCCGACAGCCTTCAAGTCCCCCCGGCCCGATACCGGTTTTTTTCATAACCACACCGTAGCCGCCATCGCCTACAGCCAACCTTTAAAAAAGATTGAGCTTAATCACATGAACGAATGCCTGGCTGCTTGTGGCAAAATAAAAAAAGTTGGGAAAAATTATTTTGTAATTGAATACCAGCCGGTTGTCCGGAAAAAAAACGGCTTGGTTTTGGGAAAACCAGCGAAAATAAAAATAACAAATCATCTGAAACTAAAAGCCAAAATAGGCGACTTTATCAGCTTTCATTACGCCAATGCGGCCGAAATTATCAGCCCGGCCGAAGCCAAAAGATTAACCGAAATCACCGAAGAAATCCTCCAAAACTTTAATGCCAAGAGAAAGTAG
- the lepB gene encoding signal peptidase I encodes MINSKFNKNTVIFILLLLFLLFAFIYIANQNKKRDNLSNSEFERSAPLGYLPQGDKNNIQENCVTKIENRLVRGNSLSGLIEDGASVKILFDFYNCNEVMAGDIIIYNYSGDPEPLIKIVKAVPGDRFQLEQSPDGWNILVNGEILKNSQSRPYILDARGYKMLSLYENDYKGIIPTAAYLILGNLSNGSLDSSRFGLIDKSDILGKAVF; translated from the coding sequence ATGATAAACTCAAAATTCAATAAAAACACCGTTATTTTTATTTTACTCTTATTGTTTTTGCTTTTCGCTTTTATTTATATAGCCAATCAAAACAAGAAGCGGGATAATCTTTCAAATTCTGAATTTGAAAGAAGCGCCCCTTTGGGATATCTCCCGCAGGGAGACAAAAACAATATTCAGGAAAATTGCGTTACCAAGATTGAAAACCGCCTGGTCCGCGGCAATTCACTTTCGGGATTAATCGAGGATGGCGCTTCGGTTAAAATTCTTTTTGATTTTTATAATTGCAACGAGGTAATGGCCGGCGATATCATCATTTACAACTATTCCGGCGATCCGGAGCCGCTGATTAAAATCGTCAAGGCCGTTCCCGGAGACAGATTTCAGTTGGAACAGTCGCCAGACGGATGGAATATTTTGGTTAACGGCGAAATCCTTAAAAATTCCCAAAGCCGGCCTTATATTTTAGACGCCAGAGGATATAAAATGCTTTCGCTTTACGAAAACGACTACAAAGGAATTATCCCCACCGCCGCTTATTTGATTTTGGGCAATCTTTCAAACGGCTCTCTTGACAGTTCTCGTTTCGGCTTAATAGACAAATCCGATATTTTAGGGAAAGCGGTTTTTTGA